The following proteins come from a genomic window of Deltaproteobacteria bacterium:
- a CDS encoding HDIG domain-containing protein — protein MINLSFWNICIFGGGAALLSAFLLHLRYNQKRTQIQRDMDRLKNETRALQKASEEKAQRDATARKTLLQIQLNNESEENTSIVEKRETALKNRLERQAQRLQRSREDQQVIQGRETNLKSQQAQLENLVQQAVAAEAKELALLEERSGALQKALLKECVQERKDEAKWRAKRFLTKSRDEQEQNATFNARQLMGRMMERISVSGHLERIQNIIPFPNPKTKIIFADPESDARKILHEHIDFTLEEGKLENSLLVRGDDPLGREIGRRVLRQLSNKSISASNKVRTICKRTNEEIDRELKNAARKAFKELGLKEAHPDIMALVGRLKFRLSYSQNQLKHAVEVAYLSGMLAQEMGLDVQLARRAGLLHDIGKAMTHEREGSHAVLGAEVARRCRENEWVSNAIGSHHNDEPMETPYAFIVTAADAISGARPGARRETITLYLDRVRQIQDIASRHPEVERVDVMHAGREVRIMVPGREENPESGNKNTKMRYVPDEELHPLAEDVARDLEDEMVFPGQIRVTVIRHSCAVAVAK, from the coding sequence ATGATTAATCTAAGCTTTTGGAACATATGTATCTTTGGAGGAGGCGCCGCGCTCTTAAGCGCCTTCCTGCTCCATTTACGTTACAACCAGAAGCGTACTCAGATTCAACGAGACATGGACCGCCTCAAAAATGAAACCCGCGCGCTTCAAAAAGCTTCAGAAGAAAAAGCGCAGCGGGATGCTACTGCTCGTAAGACGCTGCTCCAGATTCAGCTAAACAACGAAAGTGAAGAAAACACCTCGATTGTAGAGAAGCGTGAAACAGCTCTGAAAAACCGGCTGGAACGCCAAGCCCAGCGGCTCCAAAGATCTCGTGAAGATCAACAAGTCATTCAAGGCCGCGAAACCAACTTAAAGAGCCAGCAAGCCCAACTTGAAAATCTCGTTCAGCAAGCTGTAGCTGCGGAAGCTAAAGAGCTGGCATTGCTCGAAGAGCGCTCCGGCGCTTTACAAAAGGCCTTGCTCAAAGAATGTGTCCAAGAGCGCAAAGACGAAGCTAAGTGGCGAGCAAAACGGTTTTTAACGAAGAGCCGCGATGAGCAAGAGCAAAACGCTACCTTCAATGCCCGCCAGCTTATGGGGAGAATGATGGAACGAATTTCCGTTTCAGGTCACCTTGAAAGAATTCAAAATATCATCCCGTTCCCTAATCCTAAAACAAAAATTATCTTCGCAGATCCAGAGAGCGATGCTCGAAAAATCCTGCACGAGCACATCGACTTCACACTTGAAGAAGGCAAGCTGGAGAACTCTCTACTTGTTCGTGGCGACGACCCTCTAGGGCGTGAAATCGGTCGGCGTGTTTTGAGGCAGCTTTCCAACAAAAGCATCTCGGCATCCAACAAGGTTCGAACAATCTGTAAACGTACCAACGAAGAGATTGACCGCGAACTTAAAAATGCTGCTCGCAAAGCCTTTAAAGAGCTCGGGCTCAAAGAAGCTCATCCAGACATTATGGCCCTCGTGGGAAGACTCAAGTTCCGTTTAAGCTACAGTCAAAACCAGCTTAAACATGCCGTTGAGGTTGCTTACCTCTCAGGCATGCTGGCTCAGGAAATGGGACTCGATGTTCAATTGGCAAGACGGGCCGGTCTTTTACACGACATCGGTAAAGCGATGACTCACGAACGGGAAGGTTCCCACGCCGTCCTAGGAGCCGAAGTTGCACGAAGATGCCGAGAAAATGAATGGGTCAGCAATGCCATTGGCTCGCACCACAACGACGAACCCATGGAGACGCCCTACGCCTTTATCGTCACGGCCGCCGACGCGATCAGCGGAGCGCGACCTGGTGCGCGGCGAGAGACCATCACGCTCTACCTCGATAGGGTTCGACAAATTCAAGATATCGCAAGCCGCCACCCTGAAGTTGAAAGGGTGGATGTAATGCATGCTGGCCGCGAAGTTCGCATCATGGTGCCCGGCCGTGAAGAAAACCCAGAGAGCGGCAATAAAAACACCAAAATGCGATACGTTCCCGACGAAGAGCTGCATCCACTGGCTGAAGACGTTGCTCGCGACCTTGAGGATGAAATGGTTTTCCCGGGTCAAATTCGAGTCACGGTTATCCGTCATTCATGTGCAGTCGCGGTCGCTAAATAA
- a CDS encoding ribonuclease HII produces the protein MPQLSELSIAQLSKLLEQNKLGEVEIAELKGDSRQGARKLAAAAIRKKEQDTQEQERLVQMTNFERKLWKGGILHVAGVDEVGAGPLAGPVVAAAVVLPPEVLIPYVNDSKKLSAKRRETLEQEIKELAVSYSLGFCSPAEIDDLNIYQASREAMRRAVSGLNIKPDYLLVDARSVPGIGVEQLAIKGGDAKSQTIAAASILAKVYRDELMHEYAKEYPGYGFENHAGYPTKVHVEALKRLGPTPIHRQTFGPVRDCLL, from the coding sequence ATGCCCCAATTATCAGAATTATCGATTGCTCAACTCTCTAAGCTCCTGGAGCAAAATAAACTAGGAGAGGTGGAGATCGCTGAACTTAAAGGGGATTCTCGTCAGGGCGCCCGTAAGTTGGCTGCGGCGGCGATCCGGAAAAAAGAACAGGACACCCAAGAGCAAGAGCGCTTGGTTCAAATGACTAACTTCGAGCGTAAGCTTTGGAAGGGCGGCATTCTCCATGTAGCGGGCGTGGATGAAGTGGGAGCTGGGCCCTTGGCTGGGCCGGTGGTCGCAGCTGCTGTGGTGCTACCCCCTGAGGTCCTCATCCCCTATGTGAATGACTCAAAAAAGCTGAGCGCAAAACGCCGGGAAACCTTGGAGCAAGAGATCAAAGAGTTGGCCGTAAGCTATTCGCTTGGTTTTTGCTCACCCGCTGAAATCGATGACCTCAATATTTATCAAGCCTCTCGCGAAGCAATGCGCCGGGCTGTCAGCGGCTTGAATATTAAGCCAGATTATCTCTTGGTCGATGCACGCTCGGTGCCGGGCATTGGTGTGGAGCAACTTGCAATCAAGGGCGGTGACGCCAAAAGCCAAACCATTGCGGCGGCGAGTATTTTGGCGAAAGTGTATCGCGATGAACTTATGCATGAATATGCGAAGGAGTACCCGGGCTATGGTTTCGAAAACCACGCAGGCTATCCGACCAAAGTGCATGTGGAAGCTTTAAAGCGTTTAGGCCCAACACCTATTCATCGGCAGACGTTTGGTCCTGTTCGCGATTGCTTGCTTTAA
- a CDS encoding chemotaxis protein CheX, producing MNQGMSVNDNDLFDIVRSVWSTVVSLDLERSADGSSRDDINSEFLCAWMEATGTWQGGLLLSCQESLAREAASIMYEVDDSMLGEDAVHDTFGELANMIAGSTKVLLPAGVTLEQPMVLEEAELPEACLSTWPQLNIATHNDDQMLYVSLFRWDEE from the coding sequence ATGAATCAAGGTATGTCCGTAAACGATAACGACTTATTCGACATTGTCCGCTCGGTCTGGTCGACAGTCGTGTCCCTTGATCTCGAACGCAGTGCGGATGGCTCGTCACGAGACGATATCAACAGTGAATTTCTCTGCGCCTGGATGGAAGCAACCGGCACATGGCAAGGTGGTCTCCTCCTGAGCTGCCAAGAATCACTGGCCCGAGAAGCTGCATCCATTATGTACGAAGTTGACGACAGCATGCTTGGTGAAGATGCGGTTCATGACACATTTGGCGAGCTGGCCAACATGATTGCCGGTTCGACCAAGGTTTTGCTGCCCGCGGGCGTCACCCTTGAGCAGCCCATGGTTCTTGAAGAAGCCGAATTGCCGGAAGCTTGCTTAAGCACATGGCCCCAGCTCAATATTGCGACCCACAACGACGATCAAATGCTCTATGTTTCGCTTTTTCGATGGGACGAAGAATAA
- the tldD gene encoding metalloprotease TldD (responsible for the proteolytic maturation of the E. coli pMccB17 plasmid-encoded microcin B17, an exported protein that targets the essential topoisomerase II DNA gyrase; degrades the E. coli plasmid F-encoded CcdA): MQTQLTQSVPVSLLEELLSIAMGRGASAADIYVERTTASSVSLEEKKIRATAHSVSMGVGIRVIAGTEVGYAYCDDLDPAALKKTAEVAASIAKEGGSPGPIQIKACPVPNRYPINVAPDSIAPAEKVALLKRGDEVAHAYDPRITQVMGSFSDSTKDILIATSDGTLVDDRRTMCRLSFMAMVIDEKGERHTGSHGGGGRVGFDFFTDFNPEMVATEAARMAISQIGAGAAPAGPQTVVLSPGWSGVFLHEAVGHGLEADFIHKATSLYAGQLGEQVASDLVTVIDNGELMNRRGSLNVDDEGTVAKEKVLIENGILKGYMVDKLSGSIMGIESTGSGRRQNYKCAPMPRMTNTYMAPGPHTHEEIIQSVQNGLYCASFGGGQVDISNGNFVFEVREGYLIENGRITAPVKNATLIGVGPEAMKNVSMVGNNPELDPGIGSCGKDGQTVPVGVGMPTIRMDDVTVGGTGISQ, encoded by the coding sequence ATGCAAACACAGCTCACACAGTCCGTTCCGGTATCCCTTCTCGAAGAACTGCTCAGCATCGCCATGGGACGTGGAGCAAGCGCAGCCGATATCTACGTGGAACGAACCACTGCCAGCAGCGTTTCATTGGAAGAGAAAAAAATTCGAGCCACGGCCCATAGCGTATCCATGGGGGTTGGAATTCGAGTCATCGCCGGCACAGAAGTTGGTTACGCCTACTGCGATGACCTAGACCCTGCCGCTTTGAAAAAAACCGCAGAGGTCGCCGCTTCAATTGCCAAAGAAGGCGGAAGCCCTGGCCCGATTCAAATCAAAGCGTGTCCTGTCCCAAACCGTTACCCCATCAACGTAGCCCCCGACAGCATTGCGCCAGCAGAAAAAGTCGCCTTACTTAAACGCGGCGACGAAGTGGCCCACGCGTACGACCCTCGTATCACCCAGGTGATGGGAAGCTTCTCCGACAGCACCAAAGATATCCTCATCGCCACAAGTGACGGAACACTCGTCGACGACCGGCGCACGATGTGCCGGCTGAGTTTTATGGCGATGGTCATTGATGAAAAGGGCGAGCGACACACTGGAAGCCATGGCGGCGGCGGACGTGTGGGTTTTGACTTTTTCACTGATTTCAATCCCGAGATGGTCGCCACCGAAGCAGCCCGTATGGCGATCTCCCAAATAGGGGCGGGAGCTGCACCGGCCGGTCCTCAAACCGTTGTACTGAGCCCTGGCTGGAGCGGCGTTTTCTTGCATGAAGCTGTGGGTCACGGACTTGAAGCAGACTTTATTCACAAAGCGACATCTCTTTATGCCGGGCAGCTCGGAGAACAGGTCGCCTCAGATCTTGTGACGGTCATCGACAACGGCGAGCTTATGAATCGGCGCGGTTCACTCAACGTTGACGACGAAGGCACCGTCGCGAAAGAAAAAGTACTTATCGAAAACGGCATTCTTAAGGGGTATATGGTCGATAAACTCTCAGGCAGTATTATGGGAATTGAATCCACCGGCAGTGGGCGGCGACAAAACTACAAGTGCGCACCCATGCCCCGCATGACCAATACCTACATGGCACCGGGTCCCCATACTCACGAAGAGATTATTCAAAGCGTTCAAAATGGCCTCTACTGCGCATCTTTTGGTGGCGGGCAGGTCGATATCTCCAACGGAAACTTTGTCTTTGAAGTCCGCGAAGGTTACCTGATTGAAAACGGGCGCATCACAGCGCCAGTGAAAAATGCCACGCTCATCGGCGTCGGCCCTGAAGCCATGAAGAACGTATCCATGGTGGGCAACAACCCAGAGCTGGATCCTGGTATTGGAAGCTGCGGAAAAGATGGTCAAACAGTACCTGTGGGCGTGGGTATGCCAACCATTCGCATGGACGACGTCACGGTTGGCGGCACCGGCATAAGCCAATAG